Proteins found in one Eretmochelys imbricata isolate rEreImb1 chromosome 9, rEreImb1.hap1, whole genome shotgun sequence genomic segment:
- the B3GNT5 gene encoding lactosylceramide 1,3-N-acetyl-beta-D-glucosaminyltransferase has protein sequence MFVSARKVRKCQFVQILATCFVLSLMIFWTPLDNHIVSHMKSYSYRYLINSYNFVNNSLSVSRDNLDRVARYQYLINHKEKCQQQEVLLLLFVKTSPENRHRRDAIRQTWGNEKYVHSHLNANIKTVFALGRPTDHMQRAQMQRKLLKEDQKYNDLIQQDFLDTFHNLTLKLLLQFGWVNAYCPHAKFIMSADDDIFIHMPNLVAYLQSLVEIGIQDIWIGRVHRGAPPVRDKTSKYYVPYEMYQWPSYPDYTAGAAYVISSDVAAKVYEASQTLNTSLYIDDVFMGLCANKMGIVPQYHVFFSGEGKAPYHPCIYNKMITSHGHVEDLHHLWKQATDPKVKSFSSRFLGRLYCKIVNIMLLCKLHYEDTYPCSAAFS, from the coding sequence ATGTTTGTTAGTGCCAGGaaagtcagaaaatgccagtttgtgCAGATACTTGCCACTTGCTTTGTATTGTCTCTCATGATTTTCTGGACACCACTTGATAATCATATTGTGAGCCACATGAAGTCCTATTCTTACAGATACCTCATAAATAGCTACAACTTTGTGAATAATAGCCTGTCCGTTAGCAGGGACAACTTGGACAGGGTAGCAAGATACCAATATTTGATCAACCACAAGGAGAAATGTCAACAGCAAGAGGTCCTCCTTCTATTGTTTGTAAAGACTTCTCCAGAAAACCGGCATCGGCGAGATGCAATTCGACAAACCTGGGGTAATGAGAAATATGTACATTCTCATCTTAACGCCAACATTAAAACTGTTTTTGCTTTAGGACGACCAACAGATCATATGCAGAGAGCACAGATGCAAAGAAAACTTCTAAAGGAAGACCAGAAGTATAATGATTTGATCCAACAAGACTTCTTGGATACTTTTCACAATCTTACCCTTAAGTTACTTTTGCAGTTTGGATGGGTGAATGCATACTGCCCACATGCCAAGTTCATTATGTCTGCAGATGATGATATTTTTATTCACATGCCAAATCTTGTTGCATATCTCCAAAGTCTAGTGGAAATTGGTATTCAAGATATCTGGATTGGGCGTGTCCATCGTGGAGCTCCTCCCGTGAGAGATAAGACTAGCAAATACTATGTTCCATATGAAATGTACCAGTGGCCTTCTTATCCTGACTACACAGCTGGAGCCGCATATGTAATATCAAGTGATGTAGCAGCTAAAGTATATGAGGCTTCACAGACCCTTAATACAAGTCTTTATATAGATGATGTTTTCATGGGTCTCTGTGCCAATAAAATGGGAATTGTACCACAATATCATGTATTCTTTTCTGGGGAAGGAAAGGCTCCATATCATCCCTGCATCTATAACAAAATGATAACCTCCCATGGACATGTGGAAGACCTTCATCACCTTTGGAAGCAGGCAACAGATCCAAAAGTCAAAAGCTTTTCCTCTAGATTTTTGGGTAGACTATATTGCAAAATAGTTAACATTATGCTTCTTTGCAAACTACACTATGAGGACACGTATCCCTGTTCAGCTGCATTTTCCTAA